One genomic segment of Streptomyces sp. RKND-216 includes these proteins:
- a CDS encoding MOSC domain-containing protein, whose product MTGGTVRAVSSNPEYSFTKPNRASVTLLAGLGVEGDVHAGETVKHRSRVAKDPTQPNLRQVHLIHEELFAEVAAEGFAVRPGDLGENITTVGVDLLALPTGTLLRLGADAVVEVTGLRNPCVQIDGFQDGLLKRMVHRDEDGGLVRKSGIMGVVRAGGVVRPGDPIAVELPAAPHRPLEKV is encoded by the coding sequence ATGACGGGCGGAACGGTCAGGGCGGTCAGCAGCAACCCGGAGTACTCGTTCACCAAACCGAACCGGGCGAGCGTCACACTCCTGGCCGGGCTCGGTGTGGAGGGCGACGTGCACGCCGGGGAGACCGTCAAACACCGCTCCCGGGTGGCGAAGGACCCGACGCAGCCGAACCTGCGGCAGGTCCACCTCATCCACGAGGAGCTCTTCGCCGAGGTGGCCGCCGAGGGCTTCGCGGTGCGTCCCGGCGATCTCGGGGAGAACATCACGACGGTGGGCGTCGACCTGCTCGCCCTCCCGACCGGCACGCTGCTGCGCCTCGGTGCGGACGCCGTCGTGGAGGTGACCGGGCTGCGCAACCCGTGCGTCCAGATCGACGGCTTCCAGGACGGCCTGCTCAAGCGCATGGTCCACCGGGACGAGGACGGCGGGCTGGTGCGCAAGTCGGGGATCATGGGCGTGGTCCGGGCCGGCGGTGTGGTGCGCCCCGGCGACCCGATCGCCGTCGAGCTCCCCGCCGCACCGCACCGGCCGCTCGAGAAGGTCTGA